A genomic segment from Flavobacterium inviolabile encodes:
- a CDS encoding DUF6966 domain-containing protein gives MTAKDYCIEIQKLLTEVGELNWAKCFENFISELELSKDNSAYRKIISIYGGMGSFDDLILYKDGVLCQKENDTLHTLKKELYKKMTSWKESVYNPSDSDIKKPGKFIETERYFEPGNYDHFSHNDYLKDK, from the coding sequence ATGACAGCAAAAGATTATTGCATTGAAATACAAAAACTCTTAACGGAAGTCGGGGAATTAAATTGGGCAAAATGTTTTGAAAATTTCATATCAGAATTGGAACTATCAAAAGATAATTCAGCCTATAGAAAAATAATCTCAATATATGGAGGAATGGGGTCTTTTGATGATTTAATACTATATAAAGACGGTGTCCTCTGCCAAAAAGAAAACGACACTTTACATACATTAAAAAAGGAATTATACAAGAAAATGACCAGTTGGAAAGAAAGTGTTTATAATCCATCCGATTCAGATATCAAAAAACCTGGTAAATTTATTGAAACAGAAAGGTATTTCGAACCCGGAAACTATGATCACTTTTCACATAATGACTATTTGAAAGATAAATAA
- a CDS encoding winged helix-turn-helix transcriptional regulator, which yields MGKRKENSTNMLNETYIVESCNLTYAVCKIGGRWKLLILCQLEKGKLRFSELRNQINGITERMLTLQLRELEKEGLVKRTVYAEVPPRVDYELTDIAQELVPIWNQLSEWGAKHKKIVLEKEPVNGI from the coding sequence ATGGGAAAAAGAAAAGAGAATTCAACTAATATGTTGAATGAGACTTATATAGTAGAAAGCTGTAATCTGACTTATGCAGTATGCAAAATAGGCGGTAGGTGGAAACTACTGATCCTGTGTCAACTTGAAAAGGGGAAGTTACGATTCAGTGAATTGCGGAATCAGATCAATGGTATTACAGAACGTATGCTTACGCTTCAACTACGGGAGTTGGAAAAGGAAGGGTTGGTAAAGCGAACTGTTTACGCAGAAGTTCCTCCAAGAGTAGATTATGAGCTGACAGACATTGCTCAGGAATTGGTACCTATATGGAATCAATTGAGCGAATGGGGGGCAAAACATAAAAAAATAGTTCTCGAAAAGGAGCCGGTTAATGGGATTTGA
- a CDS encoding S41 family peptidase has translation MNLKIIFPFLCFVMNFSYGQHKSLLDKTLKKDSISSEFTQLYNLTNTIHPGQFMFCSKKEFDKTYFDLKNSIKGDLSIVDYYKLTATLMAKIKDGHTTVDRGQITALLKEKPVFPFSIYQIKNNYYFDNSIKENKTYSGLQILKINGENIDAIVKDVKKIIHLEGRNETGLNTKFKNFPFYYFIYNQSEKFEVECIDKNNQKQKVVLKGITFDNFTKSTTENIQPLTTEIRKDKIAVLKFHSFGNGYNEADRKIAQNQLDIFFAKLDSLKTKNLIIDLRDNSGGAAEIANYLFSYLIDKPYYYFDYVGAKYNSVKSWKHYAQYPESIEEINLAETKKRNGLNCNSTTNSAADYWWFKKQQNKPNFYKGHISVLINGGCFSTTGHLLALMREYKIGKFYGEYSQGSNYSNSGGRAFVLPYSKTLVWIPVFQYKMKTPNFKNDPKGIKPDVEVQLLADDLKTGFDRQMDFILKTLSRVE, from the coding sequence ATGAATTTGAAAATAATATTCCCGTTTTTATGCTTTGTGATGAATTTCAGTTATGGACAACATAAATCATTGTTAGATAAAACGTTAAAAAAAGATAGTATTTCTTCAGAATTTACGCAGCTATATAACTTGACAAATACGATTCATCCGGGACAGTTTATGTTTTGTTCGAAAAAAGAATTTGACAAAACCTATTTTGACTTGAAGAATTCGATCAAAGGAGATCTTTCCATTGTAGATTATTACAAACTCACAGCCACCCTAATGGCAAAAATCAAAGATGGGCATACAACCGTTGATAGAGGACAAATTACGGCATTGTTAAAAGAAAAACCCGTTTTTCCATTCAGTATTTATCAGATTAAAAATAATTATTATTTTGATAATTCAATAAAGGAAAACAAGACTTATTCAGGTTTACAGATTCTTAAAATAAACGGAGAAAATATTGATGCGATAGTAAAAGATGTCAAAAAAATTATTCATCTTGAAGGTCGAAATGAAACAGGATTAAATACGAAATTTAAGAATTTTCCTTTTTATTATTTTATTTACAACCAAAGTGAAAAATTTGAAGTTGAATGCATAGACAAAAATAACCAAAAGCAGAAAGTAGTATTAAAAGGAATTACTTTTGACAACTTCACAAAAAGCACCACCGAAAACATTCAACCTTTAACAACTGAAATTAGAAAAGATAAAATTGCTGTTCTCAAGTTTCATTCCTTTGGAAATGGTTATAATGAGGCCGATAGAAAGATTGCGCAAAATCAATTAGATATTTTTTTCGCAAAGCTTGACAGCCTGAAAACTAAAAATCTAATTATTGATTTACGCGATAACAGTGGTGGAGCTGCGGAAATTGCCAATTATTTGTTTTCTTATTTAATCGATAAACCCTATTACTATTTTGATTATGTTGGCGCAAAGTATAATAGTGTGAAAAGCTGGAAGCATTATGCGCAATATCCCGAAAGCATTGAAGAAATAAATTTAGCTGAAACTAAGAAAAGAAACGGACTGAATTGCAACTCAACAACCAATAGTGCAGCTGATTACTGGTGGTTTAAAAAACAACAAAATAAACCAAATTTTTACAAAGGGCATATTAGTGTTTTGATTAATGGAGGTTGCTTTTCAACCACCGGGCATTTATTAGCATTAATGCGGGAATATAAAATTGGAAAATTTTATGGAGAATATTCTCAGGGAAGTAATTATAGTAATTCGGGTGGTCGGGCATTTGTTCTGCCTTATTCTAAAACATTGGTATGGATACCTGTATTTCAGTACAAAATGAAAACTCCGAATTTTAAAAATGATCCAAAAGGAATAAAGCCAGACGTCGAAGTACAGCTTCTGGCTGATGATTTAAAAACGGGGTTTGATAGACAAATGGATTTCATATTAAAAACACTTTCAAGAGTAGAATAG